CTGCAATCAAATGGACGTTATTTTTTGAGTTAATTTTCTTAgcgtgttaatttttttatttgatatATGAATTTAATTGAGTTATGTTACATAAAATAGGTACCACTACCAAATAAACGCATACAATTTGCACCAGCCGACATTTAGCGACGTAAGCCGGAACTGTGTCCATCTAGGAGCCATATTGCCAGCCACGAGTTATGCATGTTGAACAGATCATCTGATGATAGCGTTGAATTTGTTGTAGTTTCCATCGATCTTGTCTACGTGGCGAATAGAATTGTACGATAAGAGGCAACGTGTTTCCTTTATGGGTGAGTATCCATGAAATAACTTGTCTTCAGATAGTCAAATCTGTATTCGTTTAGTTCGTGagtaggatgttgacagtgacgaAAAGTGAGACCTCGCCTATAACCAGCAGTAAATTTTCGATATTGTACCGATACAGTTTGATGAAATTAAGTGGTATAGTGAACTTTAAAAATGCATGCAATTTGTTCAGCATAATGTTAGAAATTATACGAGTTTTGTAACATTCTTTAAGTTAATTACAGTATGGAAACTTACGGAAAGTTGAGCGCAGGTGAATTGCGTTTAGCTGTAACAGTGTCCTGAAATGAGTATCTTGATTTAAATTAATGTGCACAAATATAAAACTTTAAGCCAAAATTAAAAGTATGCTGAAAATAAGAGGAAAAATCCAAAAGGTGATATGATAGTATTTGACTGCAGTAGTCATCCAACAACGTTGAAAATAAATTGGAAGAGTACTTTGTTACATTCGAGTACGTCGAACTAAATAAAAACTCACGTTCGACATTGCAGAACGAAAGGAACTGCCCCGTAACTTGACTGCAGAAGAGCCCATCGCTGGCAAGTGAGCTGAAGATGTCCACGAAATAAATATTGCCGAATCCAAGGGAAATTATAGGGGGGACGAACAGCGCATGCAACAGAAAAACTAACCGAAGTAACGGGGAAGAGATCTGGAGCTACAGAACCACCGTTAAAGAGGAATTGTTGAGACTTATCGCTAATACCGCCACAAAAACTCGTTCACGAAGCAGAGCAATGGCATAACGAGTTGTGCGAGGATGACCTAATTGAAAATCATCTGCATGAAATTCAAAATGTGAATTCATGCAAAATGTACAGGGTCTCTGAAAGTGAAAAAACTAAATGTAGATGGATATAACTTTTAAGGGTGGTATAAGCTCTACATGCGCTAGTAGAAGTTAAGTGGCCAGATATCTACTCTGCACCTCTTGAAGGTGTTTAGAGATTTAAATATTgcttatgtttctcagaatttccatttttaaatcagATACCAACATCATCCTACAGTTGAAGGCGTTATTGATTAACTAACTTTTTAACTTTATGTTTAggctacaataaataaaatctcaaaatagGCACTCTTGATAACCCTCCCAAAATTTTGTAAGTGTATTACCCGTGTATGTTTTCTCTTGTCTCGATGCTGATCTAATTGTGTAGAAGCAGAGGAAACGGCTGTTGAACGTGGAAGGGAGGGTAAAAGGGTTAGTATGAGACATTTTCTGGAACTAGAATGTTGACAGTAGTTGAACGACTAGTACTGACAGCGAGAAATGCGTGTACGGGTGGAGTAAAGAACGTGTTAGTTCATGTTATTGAAGTTTTAGAGAGTCTTCAAGTGATCTGTGAGGAAAGCTGATGTATGAGTGAAGAGAGTGACTTGCTTAATTCAGCTATTTCGGGACCTGTCCGGATTCATGACCCAGTAATTACGAAATTCtgtaacttaaataattttttgttgctacATCTTCGTATACGTATTCTGAATGTTGCTTACCGACATTTAGGTCGAAGGTATGTTACCTAAGATGTCCAATTATGGAACGTTTGACTTACGATAACTAAATTATGCAAATAGTTCAGTAATGGTTAAGTATGAACGTTTGAATTATATCTCTATCATAATCTCTCTCCGTTAAATCTGGAGTTAAATAAGTAACTCCGTGTTCGTTTTCAGTTTTCATACCTGCACGGAACTTTCTTCTGTACAATGTTGCGCACGTAAACTTCCTTAAGGATtggaaggtcgcagcttgtttCTTGTGAAATCTCATGTTTCTCATATGTGCTAATCTAATGTACAGGTTGCTACTAATTTAAATGTCAACTGAATAAGCAACACTTAGTAATCAGCAAGCTCAATGAAATAGTTCTCGCACTCTGACCTATGGCATATATTATGAACCGAGCTGTGTTCATGTTTAATCCATTTCTAAAAGGAATAAATTAGACGAATTATGCATTCAACGTTTTATTGTTTATCAGTacaaagattacaataaaattttcaattttaagtTTAAATTACGTTCGTAACTTTTTTAGAGTGTTATAGGAAGCATAATTAAAAATCtaacaactttaaaataattttagagAATAATTTAACAGTATAAATAGTACATCACATCTTTAGCTGCATCTTTCTCATTGAGATCCACTGGCATCCTTCGGCTCCTCGGCGATCTTTTCTTCGTATTGCTGTTTCTGTTCGACTGGTTCTGTTGCTTCAGTTTCCTCAGTATCTTCAGTACGAGCTAGCTCAGGCTCTGCTTCCGCTGCCGCTTCCAGACTAGGTTCCTGTGTCTCTACGCCCTTCTCATTTGTTTCCACCTGGCCCTGTTCCTCATGGGCAAGAAGAGGCTTCTTTTCTGATTCCGCTGCGCCGGAAACATCTGGCTCGTCTGGCGTGGCAGTTTTTCGCTTCACATCCAAGATAATCTTCCCGTAGTTCTTTCTCTCGCATAGCTCGATCATACCCTCAGTGACCTGCAACATAATTACGCGTTATACACCAGTTTTAGTGGTAACTGGCACTTGACAGCCCGTACAAAAAGGAACCTTACCTTTTCGAAAGGCAGAACTGAATGAATACGGGGTTCAATTTTCCCACTGGATCGTAGTTCAAATATCTCTGCGACTATGGCCTGCATCATCTCTTGTTCAGTTTGCAGCAACAGCCCAATATTTACGCCCGCCACAGTGTGGTTTTTGCTAATCAGCTCAGCTGACGACACCGTTTGGGTATCCCACGTTGGCCTGATCATGCCCCAGGCTTTAGTTTTGGGATACGAAGCAGTGCAGTTGGAACCTGTCAATATTCCAAGGATCAGTTACATGAAATCATTTGTTGGATTTTCAGTGCTATGGTACGAAGTCAACTTGACTATGGTTTATAGCCTGAAAAGCACTCTCCCGCGCGCTCCGCCTCTGTTCTCACTATCAACCACCACCCCTGCCTGTATTTAGGAATATACTTCAGAAACCCATACGTAATTTGAGCATAAAATTCCAGAATTTTACGATTATAGGAAACATTGGAGTGACAAGGTATCTATGTGGCAAAGTGTTTTGTCGCATAGAATGATCATTTCAGTATTCTGATACTAAGTTATTAACATCTGAGGCTACAGTAATGTTTAATGTTAAACTCATTTAAACTTATGCACAAGAAAGGTACGCCTGAATGAATTGGCGAACAATATTGTCAGATATTTTGCTCTATTTTATATCCCTCCCAGTTTCAGGTCTATTAAGCGATCCAGGTTTAAAAACCAAAAAGTTTTGCCGATTTGCACTTTCAAATCGGCAGAACATTCGCATTGATAAATGAAGGTAAGTTCTGAGAGTGGACGTTTTGTTTCTAAATGCTAAGCGTATTTATCGAAATATTAAGTGAACTACATCTGAGCAAAAGCTTAGGGCAGAGGGTAATTGACTAAATTTTGAATTAGTTTGCACTACATTTATTATGTTTGGGAATGTACGCTCTAAGACGTCTCAATCAAGTTTATCAGGCTGTATCGATATGTGTTCTAGGAACAGTGATTGTTGCTTCGACATTGATAATGTTAAGCTATCGGTTCCAGGTTCTAGAAGTTTGAATAAAGTTTTCGTCTTAAGTCAGGTAACAAACTTTTTCGTGCTATAATTTCCAATTGACAGCTTCTGACTGTCACTGTGCTTTGAACGTTTGTTGCTGAATTTTATTGTAGGTCGACGGGTATTACAGTAGGTTAAGTGCTCAAGTTTTACACATAGTCATCCTATACTGAAACTTGAAGCGCTAATTGACTAGAGTAACACTGCTTAGGTTTCGATACTCTTAGTAGAGTCTCACGAAAAGGTTTGACAGGTGGACAGACAAAGCGGGGCTACAGGAGTTAGGTTTTTTTGCATGATTTGGGTACACAAGCCTAGTCATTAAATATTAACCATTGATATGTAGTGTGATGCTACCGAAGTCTAGTATACATAATCAGTGGGTCGTGAATTGTCATTTCATTACTTACCTATCAGGATCAACGTGCCACAACGTTTCAGCATTTTAAAGCACCTTTCAATGTCCGTTCCACCGTTGCTGTTTATGATGGTATCTAGTCCTTCAGGATATGTTTTGAGGATTTCTTGTACGTAATCATCGCCGTGGCGGAAAACACGGTCCACTCCATGAGATTTTAGATCAGCGAACTTTGATTCTGAAGCGGTTCCCAGGAGTTTAACATTTTGTAGTGTCTGACAAAGCTGGGTAACAGCCGTTCCAACACCACCTGAAATCAggtaataaaatttattaccacAGCCACTAGTGGTGAAattgttttaaatcttacaagttgTGTGGTGCGAAGTTTAAGTTACATTTTATGGAGAGGTAGTCCACGGTTTCACAGCATTAAACAATCCAGCTGCTCAAGTCTTTacatttacaaaaaggtacgaaagTTACAGTTCCTGAAATCAAGATGTTGAGCTTTGTACCTGCAATCGACTGCATGAAAACTACGTCGTCTGCTTTGATGCAGCCCAGTTCGAACAAGCAGATGTGAGCTACCAAGTAGTTGAGACCAAGACCAATGGCATCCTGGAGGCCGATATCGGCTGGCACCAGGAAGCAGTTTTTCCTCGGGACGTGGACCATCCGTCTGAACAGGCCGCCTTGCATTTTCAAGCACAGCACCTTCTGCCCGGCCTGCAACAAACCGATTGCTCAACATCTACGTCGGAAATATCACCGTTATTCTGCGAATTCAGTCAAACTCACCTTCAGATCGGTAACAGCATTTCCGACACGTGTCACAGTGCCGCAGCATTCACTGCCCATGACGACGGGGAATTTGTAATTTCTTATTATGCCCAAACGCAGGTAGTTGTCCGTGAAGTTCATACCGCAGTATTCTACCTCCACTTCGACGTAGTCGCTTTTAAGAGCATTGTTAAGGGGAGAATCTTCGACCTGTAGAAGTTTAAGTTTTGTCAAC
This genomic stretch from Schistocerca cancellata isolate TAMUIC-IGC-003103 chromosome 5, iqSchCanc2.1, whole genome shotgun sequence harbors:
- the LOC126188222 gene encoding synaptic vesicle membrane protein VAT-1-like gives rise to the protein MDMFPLQFTAPLVDVESEENHMVPSVTLNGHGAINRIKVEDSPLNNALKSDYVEVEVEYCGMNFTDNYLRLGIIRNYKFPVVMGSECCGTVTRVGNAVTDLKAGQKVLCLKMQGGLFRRMVHVPRKNCFLVPADIGLQDAIGLGLNYLVAHICLFELGCIKADDVVFMQSIAGGVGTAVTQLCQTLQNVKLLGTASESKFADLKSHGVDRVFRHGDDYVQEILKTYPEGLDTIINSNGGTDIERCFKMLKRCGTLILIGSNCTASYPKTKAWGMIRPTWDTQTVSSAELISKNHTVAGVNIGLLLQTEQEMMQAIVAEIFELRSSGKIEPRIHSVLPFEKVTEGMIELCERKNYGKIILDVKRKTATPDEPDVSGAAESEKKPLLAHEEQGQVETNEKGVETQEPSLEAAAEAEPELARTEDTEETEATEPVEQKQQYEEKIAEEPKDASGSQ